A portion of the Pseudomonas sp. GR 6-02 genome contains these proteins:
- a CDS encoding efflux transporter outer membrane subunit translates to MLTRPAPLLLLGALALGGCVRLGPDFQAPGEAWTKLWSSPALEQASQRRAYPDVRQWWQVFADPVLDGLIAEADAHNSNLKIAGLRVMEARARLGIAQSGRYPQLQQASAESLYINRRQYGGNNPQDSHFWQHSVGFDVGWELDFWGRFSRAIESSDASYFAAQANYEDVLVLLRAQVADTYFSLRTTEARLRVARENAEQQKRNFEITEKLFNSGQSAELDLQQAKTQYLGTLSSIPELEGQVLRTRNALAVLIGQPPNALPRLLENQGLIPLVDRAVLQDVPASLLLRRPDVRAAELNVAAQSALIGVAETDFYPSLTLLGSIVWSTDTLKGTSNSLDLIGGPSLRWNLFDHGQISNNVRVQDARLQQLIEVYRDKVREAAREADDAASGLSKSLERERILSEAQVAAKRSLSLANSQYREGYSDFQRVLDAQRALLEQQDNYLVSRSNAVSNLIALYKALGGGWYSALPTVDPGTRQQMEHRTDWGNLLHEPAPSPALSSTSDKVKADE, encoded by the coding sequence ATGCTGACGCGCCCGGCTCCGCTGCTTCTACTGGGGGCCCTCGCTCTTGGCGGCTGCGTGCGTCTGGGGCCGGATTTTCAAGCCCCGGGCGAGGCCTGGACAAAACTCTGGAGCAGCCCTGCGCTTGAACAGGCCAGCCAAAGACGCGCCTATCCCGATGTGCGCCAGTGGTGGCAAGTGTTCGCCGACCCGGTCCTCGACGGGCTGATCGCCGAAGCGGATGCGCACAATTCCAACCTGAAAATTGCCGGCCTTCGCGTCATGGAAGCCCGTGCCCGGTTGGGGATAGCCCAAAGCGGACGCTATCCGCAACTGCAGCAGGCCAGCGCCGAGAGCTTGTACATCAACCGTCGGCAATACGGCGGCAACAACCCGCAAGACAGCCATTTCTGGCAACACAGCGTGGGTTTTGATGTCGGTTGGGAGCTGGACTTCTGGGGACGTTTCAGTCGGGCCATCGAGTCGTCAGATGCCAGTTACTTTGCGGCTCAAGCCAATTATGAAGACGTACTGGTACTGCTGCGTGCTCAAGTGGCCGACACTTACTTCTCATTGCGCACCACCGAAGCGCGTTTACGCGTCGCCCGGGAAAACGCCGAACAGCAAAAGCGCAACTTTGAAATCACCGAGAAACTGTTCAACAGCGGCCAGAGCGCCGAGCTCGATTTGCAACAAGCCAAGACCCAGTACCTCGGCACCTTGAGCAGCATTCCGGAGCTTGAAGGGCAAGTACTGCGCACCCGCAACGCATTGGCCGTACTGATCGGACAGCCGCCCAACGCCCTGCCCCGATTGCTCGAAAACCAGGGACTGATTCCGCTGGTAGACCGTGCCGTGCTGCAAGACGTACCCGCCAGCCTGCTGTTGCGTCGACCGGACGTACGCGCCGCCGAACTCAACGTCGCCGCCCAATCGGCACTGATCGGAGTGGCAGAAACCGACTTCTATCCATCGCTGACCTTGCTCGGCAGCATCGTCTGGTCGACCGACACGCTGAAGGGCACCTCCAACAGCCTGGACCTGATCGGCGGCCCCAGTTTGCGCTGGAATCTGTTTGATCACGGTCAGATCAGCAACAACGTGCGGGTGCAGGATGCGCGGTTGCAGCAGCTGATCGAGGTTTATCGCGACAAAGTCCGCGAGGCTGCACGCGAAGCCGATGATGCCGCCAGCGGCCTGAGCAAATCACTGGAACGCGAGCGCATCCTGAGCGAAGCGCAGGTCGCCGCCAAGCGCTCGCTGAGCCTGGCCAACAGCCAATACCGCGAAGGCTACTCGGACTTCCAGCGGGTGCTGGATGCCCAACGCGCATTGCTCGAACAACAGGACAATTACCTGGTCAGCCGCAGCAATGCCGTGAGCAACCTGATCGCCCTGTACAAAGCCCTCGGCGGTGGCTGGTACAGCGCCCTGCCAACCGTCGACCCAGGCACTCGCCAACAAATGGAACACCGCACCGATTGGGGCAACCTGCTGCATGAACCAGCCCCTTCACCAGCCCTCTCTTCCACGTCAGACAAGGTCAAAGCCGATGAGTGA
- a CDS encoding transporter suffix domain-containing protein produces MTSPQDEIAPSSTGWRFKAGIGILSLTVLAWLLVPLAAAADVPGPKIAALTGILFISNKILLILAIAVMGKSGFQQLKRSVFGYVSTLAPTELEVGPARHRIGLVMFCLPLISSFLEPYVDTLWPGLRPNLWQVQALGDAMLVGSFFVLGGNFWDKVRALFIRTARVVNVSTV; encoded by the coding sequence ATGACCAGTCCCCAGGACGAGATTGCCCCCAGCTCCACCGGTTGGCGTTTCAAAGCAGGCATCGGGATTCTCAGTTTGACAGTGCTCGCCTGGCTGTTGGTGCCGCTCGCCGCCGCTGCGGATGTGCCCGGCCCAAAGATCGCGGCACTGACAGGCATTTTGTTTATCAGCAACAAGATTCTGCTGATCCTCGCCATCGCCGTCATGGGCAAGTCTGGTTTTCAGCAACTCAAGCGCAGCGTGTTTGGCTATGTTTCCACGCTCGCACCGACTGAACTGGAAGTAGGCCCGGCTCGCCATCGAATTGGCCTGGTGATGTTTTGCCTGCCACTGATTTCATCCTTTCTCGAGCCTTACGTGGACACACTGTGGCCGGGGCTGAGACCGAACCTCTGGCAGGTCCAGGCGCTGGGCGATGCCATGTTGGTCGGCAGCTTTTTCGTACTGGGCGGGAATTTCTGGGACAAGGTGCGTGCTTTGTTTATCCGCACGGCGCGTGTGGTCAACGTGAGTACGGTGTGA
- a CDS encoding response regulator encodes MNLPYPIRVALVDDHSLVRDGIKSLLAVMAPLEVVGEAENGADAIEMVGRCQPDLLLVDISLKDINGLELTRLLRSQYPSLKVLVLSMYDNYEYVSESVRSGASGYVLKNAPSREIIAAIEAIVSGGTFYSAEIAQRLIADKSTDNELTPRESQVLYKMAQGLNNKEMARELDISVRTVETHRLSIRRKLNIDKPAALVKYAIDHGIISR; translated from the coding sequence ATGAACCTGCCCTACCCGATCCGCGTCGCCCTGGTCGACGATCACTCCCTGGTCCGCGATGGCATCAAATCGCTGCTGGCGGTCATGGCGCCGCTGGAAGTGGTGGGCGAAGCCGAGAATGGCGCCGATGCCATTGAGATGGTCGGGCGCTGTCAGCCGGATCTGTTGCTGGTCGACATCAGCCTGAAGGATATCAACGGGCTCGAGCTGACCCGGCTGTTGCGCAGCCAGTACCCGTCGCTCAAGGTGCTGGTGCTGAGCATGTACGACAACTACGAATACGTCAGTGAATCGGTTCGCTCGGGGGCCAGCGGCTATGTGCTGAAGAACGCGCCTTCACGGGAAATCATTGCGGCCATCGAAGCCATTGTCAGTGGTGGGACGTTCTACAGTGCCGAAATCGCCCAACGGCTCATCGCCGATAAAAGTACCGACAACGAACTGACACCACGCGAGAGCCAGGTGCTGTACAAAATGGCTCAGGGGTTGAACAACAAGGAAATGGCTCGCGAGCTGGACATCAGCGTCCGCACAGTGGAAACCCATCGCCTGAGCATCCGCCGCAAACTCAACATCGACAAACCCGCCGCCCTCGTAAAATACGCGATCGATCACGGGATCATCTCTCGTTAG